The Corynebacterium tuberculostearicum genome window below encodes:
- a CDS encoding endonuclease domain-containing protein — protein sequence MITDHFINLRYAGAESPHHLALQRGELTQIAPWVAVPTATWRQWVRHKQQFAKVVAAGWSTHRAVLIGKSAARLWGMWVISGEGEEVELAVPSGSVPPRRLTPKGYRYRRVKSLQESTVSIAGVRATNPARTCLEIARLHGFPDGLVATDSALGRHDVTTYDLREELAKMQRTRGQAAMRKVIEHAYGGSESPYESYLRALIIERFPQVKIEPQKSLLGKYRADLCLDGWLVLEVDGDAKYDGTYGEAPAHVVKQQIKRQRALENRGYVVLRFGPSDMKAPDEALRIIASHLGKRGRKVA from the coding sequence ATGATTACAGATCACTTCATCAACCTTCGTTACGCCGGAGCCGAAAGTCCGCACCATTTAGCCCTCCAACGCGGTGAGCTCACCCAGATAGCGCCCTGGGTCGCCGTTCCCACGGCCACCTGGAGGCAATGGGTGCGCCATAAACAACAATTCGCCAAAGTAGTCGCTGCCGGGTGGAGCACCCACCGCGCCGTCCTCATCGGCAAATCGGCCGCGCGGCTGTGGGGAATGTGGGTAATTTCCGGGGAAGGGGAGGAGGTGGAGCTAGCGGTGCCTTCGGGAAGCGTTCCCCCACGCAGGCTCACCCCGAAAGGCTACCGGTACCGCCGAGTAAAGTCCCTTCAAGAATCCACGGTGTCGATAGCGGGTGTGCGCGCCACGAATCCCGCCCGCACCTGCCTCGAAATCGCCCGGCTACACGGCTTCCCAGATGGCCTGGTAGCTACTGATTCTGCCCTCGGCCGACACGACGTCACTACATACGACCTGCGCGAAGAACTGGCAAAAATGCAGCGCACGAGGGGACAAGCAGCCATGCGTAAGGTTATCGAGCACGCGTACGGCGGATCGGAATCGCCCTATGAGTCCTATCTGCGAGCCCTTATTATTGAGCGTTTCCCGCAGGTGAAAATTGAGCCCCAGAAATCGCTGCTCGGGAAATATCGGGCGGATCTTTGTCTCGATGGCTGGCTGGTACTCGAGGTCGATGGCGATGCCAAGTATGACGGCACCTATGGCGAGGCACCCGCCCACGTGGTCAAGCAGCAGATAAAGAGGCAGCGAGCGCTAGAAAACCGCGGATACGTGGTGCTGCGCTTTGGCCCCAGCGATATGAAAGCGCCGGACGAGGCATTGCGGATAATCGCTAGCCACCTGGGAAAACGTGGCAGAAAAGTAGCCTAG
- a CDS encoding CAP domain-containing protein, translating to MFTPKVHFSAKKFVAPALAAAVALGVGVAPAEASSSLSSFGRVNLPVPSVNLPAAPAAAAKPVAPASNRVQSIINHTNAYRQAHGLRPVRANAALNGLAQDWANQLVRANKLSHRPQHWNYYPSNIPAGGENVLQAWSDYSDAQLVKLWYESPGHRKIMLDPRAKTIGVGVAVNSEGKLYAVQNYGR from the coding sequence ATGTTCACCCCCAAAGTTCACTTCTCCGCCAAGAAGTTCGTCGCTCCTGCACTCGCAGCAGCCGTCGCACTCGGTGTTGGCGTAGCCCCTGCAGAGGCATCGAGCTCTTTGAGCAGCTTCGGTCGCGTGAACCTTCCGGTACCCTCCGTCAACCTGCCTGCCGCTCCGGCTGCCGCCGCAAAGCCAGTTGCTCCGGCCTCCAACCGCGTACAGAGCATCATCAATCACACCAACGCTTACCGCCAAGCACACGGCCTGCGCCCGGTTCGCGCCAACGCCGCACTCAATGGACTGGCTCAGGATTGGGCCAACCAGCTGGTTCGCGCCAATAAGCTCAGCCACCGCCCACAGCACTGGAACTACTACCCTTCCAATATCCCGGCCGGCGGCGAGAACGTACTGCAGGCATGGAGCGACTACTCCGATGCACAGCTGGTTAAGCTCTGGTACGAATCCCCGGGCCACCGCAAGATCATGCTCGACCCGCGTGCCAAGACCATCGGCGTTGGTGTTGCCGTCAACTCTGAGGGCAAGCTCTACGCTGTCCAGAACTACGGCCGCTAA
- a CDS encoding putative hydro-lyase — protein sequence MQTPEQVREYARSHDMATTAGHARGFMQANLLAVPQEYAFDFLLFAQRNPKPCPIVGVLEAGQYTSELLPGGDIRTDIPAYRVFENGEHTATLADATSYYTPDMVSFLIGCSFTFETALQDNGIEVAHIAQQRNVPMFKTTIPTTPAGVFSGPMVVSMRPIPAAQVSDAVRITSRYPSVHGAPVHVGDPAAIGIEDLSRPDFGDPGEVPEGCLPVFWACGVTPQAIVMESKPRLAITHAPGQMLVTNARDQDFLIP from the coding sequence ATGCAGACTCCGGAGCAGGTGCGCGAGTATGCGCGCAGCCATGACATGGCCACCACCGCCGGGCATGCCCGCGGCTTCATGCAGGCTAACCTGCTGGCCGTGCCGCAGGAATATGCCTTCGATTTCTTGCTCTTTGCCCAGCGAAATCCCAAGCCATGCCCGATTGTGGGCGTGCTGGAAGCCGGTCAGTACACCTCCGAGCTACTGCCGGGTGGGGACATCCGCACCGATATTCCGGCCTACCGCGTCTTTGAAAACGGCGAGCATACAGCCACGCTTGCCGACGCCACCTCCTACTACACCCCAGACATGGTCAGCTTCCTTATCGGTTGCTCTTTTACCTTCGAGACTGCGCTGCAGGATAACGGCATTGAGGTCGCGCACATTGCTCAGCAGCGCAATGTGCCGATGTTTAAAACCACGATTCCCACCACCCCGGCCGGTGTCTTTTCCGGTCCCATGGTGGTCTCCATGCGCCCGATTCCGGCCGCGCAGGTCTCCGATGCCGTGCGGATTACCTCCCGTTACCCATCTGTTCACGGCGCCCCGGTTCACGTGGGTGACCCGGCGGCCATTGGTATTGAGGATCTGTCCCGCCCCGATTTTGGTGATCCGGGCGAAGTGCCAGAGGGCTGCCTGCCGGTCTTTTGGGCCTGTGGGGTGACTCCGCAGGCCATCGTGATGGAATCGAAGCCGCGCCTAGCCATTACGCACGCGCCGGGTCAGATGCTCGTGACCAACGCCCGCGATCAAGATTTCCTCATTCCTTAA
- a CDS encoding fructose-specific PTS transporter subunit EIIC yields MRTMSTTESSPLILAITACPTGIAHTYMAAENLEAAAQELGYRIKIETHGSIGVEGAFSKQDIEEADAVVIGADTVISKDRFHGKRLEATGVDEAIKHPKELLSRSLSASRWEGSSEKTEEETPRKNSVGQTLYKALMNGVSHMIPFVVTGGLLIAVALSIGGTPTPEGMAIPEDSFWNTVNELGALAFSLMVPVLSGYIAVGIADRPGLAPGLITGLIATTGSLYGSEAGAGFLGGIVTGILSGYVALAIKKIPVHKFIAPIWPIIVIPIFTTLIVGLIFILLIGAPVSAAFEAMTNYLAGMQGSSVIVLGLILGAMIAFDMGGPFNKTAFLFGGGMIAAGNAAPMGMAACAIAVPPLAVGVATLLRRRWFTKAEKDAGIAALFMGFFGITEGAIPLAAARPLQVIPANVAGGAVAGALAGLFGAQDHVMHGGPIVAVLGAVDNVVGFFIAMLAGIVVCAGLILLLVGLTQRKDKPLVAVDTISLDKDLGSSSEEVIRSMVKLTSARMSDAEAVASAALKRESTRSTGVGHGVAIPHARSAGVKVPTLAFARLPHGVTWAEGEDPTTLAFLIAVPDNAGKQHLKLLSKLARNIMKEDFRAQLHGAKTRKEAADIISQVLSPAPATDKAAATTQA; encoded by the coding sequence ATGAGAACCATGAGCACTACAGAGTCATCGCCCCTCATCCTCGCCATCACGGCGTGTCCGACGGGCATCGCGCATACCTATATGGCGGCCGAGAACCTCGAGGCCGCAGCCCAAGAACTTGGCTACCGCATCAAGATTGAAACTCATGGTTCCATCGGCGTCGAGGGAGCCTTTAGCAAGCAAGACATCGAGGAAGCCGACGCCGTTGTCATTGGTGCCGATACGGTCATTTCCAAGGACCGCTTCCACGGCAAGCGTCTCGAGGCCACCGGCGTGGACGAGGCCATCAAGCATCCGAAGGAACTGCTCAGCAGGTCCTTGAGCGCCTCGCGCTGGGAGGGCTCTTCCGAGAAGACGGAGGAAGAGACGCCTCGCAAGAATAGCGTGGGTCAAACCTTGTACAAGGCGCTGATGAACGGCGTCTCGCACATGATCCCGTTCGTGGTGACCGGTGGTCTGCTCATTGCGGTCGCCCTCTCCATCGGCGGCACGCCCACGCCTGAGGGCATGGCGATTCCGGAAGATAGCTTCTGGAACACGGTCAATGAGCTCGGCGCCCTGGCGTTCTCACTGATGGTCCCGGTGCTCTCCGGCTACATTGCGGTGGGCATCGCGGATCGCCCAGGCCTTGCCCCTGGTCTTATTACCGGACTCATCGCTACCACCGGCTCCCTTTACGGTTCTGAGGCAGGTGCCGGATTCTTGGGCGGCATTGTCACCGGTATTTTGTCCGGTTATGTGGCTCTTGCCATTAAGAAGATTCCGGTGCACAAGTTCATCGCACCGATTTGGCCCATCATCGTCATCCCGATTTTCACCACGCTCATCGTGGGGCTCATCTTCATCTTGCTCATTGGCGCACCGGTCTCGGCCGCGTTCGAGGCAATGACCAACTATCTCGCTGGAATGCAGGGCTCCTCCGTCATCGTGCTAGGCCTTATCCTGGGCGCCATGATCGCCTTCGATATGGGTGGTCCCTTCAATAAAACGGCTTTCCTCTTCGGCGGCGGCATGATCGCGGCCGGCAATGCGGCGCCGATGGGCATGGCGGCATGTGCGATTGCCGTACCTCCCCTCGCCGTGGGCGTAGCTACGCTCCTGCGCCGCCGCTGGTTTACCAAGGCCGAAAAGGATGCGGGCATCGCCGCGTTGTTCATGGGATTCTTCGGCATTACCGAGGGCGCCATTCCGCTCGCGGCTGCACGCCCGCTACAGGTCATCCCCGCCAATGTTGCCGGTGGTGCCGTAGCCGGTGCGCTCGCCGGTCTTTTCGGTGCACAAGACCACGTCATGCACGGCGGCCCGATCGTCGCGGTGCTCGGCGCGGTAGATAACGTCGTTGGCTTCTTTATCGCCATGCTTGCCGGCATCGTTGTTTGCGCTGGCCTTATTCTCCTGCTGGTGGGATTGACGCAGCGCAAGGATAAGCCACTTGTTGCAGTCGATACGATTAGCCTCGATAAAGATCTGGGTTCTTCTAGCGAAGAGGTCATTCGCTCCATGGTGAAGCTCACCTCCGCGCGCATGTCTGATGCCGAGGCGGTCGCTAGCGCCGCATTGAAGCGCGAATCTACCCGTTCCACTGGTGTGGGCCACGGCGTGGCCATTCCGCACGCTCGGTCTGCCGGAGTGAAGGTACCAACGCTCGCCTTCGCCCGCCTGCCGCACGGCGTCACGTGGGCAGAGGGCGAAGACCCGACCACCTTGGCCTTCCTTATTGCTGTTCCGGATAACGCTGGAAAGCAGCACCTCAAGCTGCTGTCCAAGCTGGCGCGCAACATCATGAAGGAGGACTTCCGCGCACAACTCCACGGCGCGAAGACCCGCAAGGAAGCTGCCGACATCATTTCCCAGGTACTCTCCCCTGCACCAGCGACTGACAAGGCGGCCGCAACCACTCAGGCCTAA
- a CDS encoding LamB/YcsF family protein, which translates to MSSLHIDLNADLGETTAGNPVADDAAMLEMVSSANVATGFHAGDPHSIACTLKAAAEAGVTVGAHVGYNDAAGFGRRFIDYNPDELADEVTYQIGALDALARANGTKVSYVKPHGAMYNAIVKDEAQAEAVIKGIKAFGGLPVMLLPGGVAVDVAKRSGLNVIREAFADRNYNPDGTLVSRKEANAVLGSADEVVQRVLEVAQTGSITAVDGTKLEVDAQSVCTHGDSPGAVKLLRGVVERLWEEGIEIRSFI; encoded by the coding sequence ATGTCCTCGCTCCATATCGATCTCAATGCGGATTTGGGAGAGACTACTGCAGGCAACCCGGTCGCAGATGACGCGGCAATGCTGGAGATGGTGTCCTCCGCAAACGTGGCCACCGGCTTCCATGCGGGCGACCCGCACTCGATTGCCTGCACCCTCAAGGCGGCAGCAGAAGCAGGCGTGACCGTAGGCGCGCACGTGGGTTATAACGACGCCGCGGGTTTCGGCCGCCGTTTTATCGATTACAACCCGGACGAGCTTGCAGACGAGGTGACCTACCAAATTGGCGCGCTCGACGCTTTGGCCCGCGCCAATGGCACCAAGGTTTCCTATGTGAAGCCACACGGTGCGATGTATAACGCAATCGTGAAAGATGAGGCGCAAGCAGAAGCCGTCATCAAGGGCATTAAGGCCTTCGGAGGCTTGCCGGTGATGTTACTGCCAGGGGGTGTAGCGGTGGACGTCGCCAAGCGCAGCGGGCTTAACGTCATCCGTGAGGCTTTTGCGGACCGCAACTACAACCCCGATGGCACGCTGGTCTCGCGCAAGGAAGCCAATGCGGTGCTTGGCAGTGCCGATGAGGTGGTGCAGCGAGTTCTTGAGGTGGCGCAGACCGGGTCGATTACGGCCGTGGATGGCACGAAGTTAGAGGTGGATGCGCAATCCGTATGCACCCACGGCGATTCGCCCGGCGCGGTGAAGCTGCTGCGCGGCGTGGTGGAGCGCCTGTGGGAAGAAGGCATCGAGATTCGGAGCTTTATCTAA
- a CDS encoding NRAMP family divalent metal transporter, whose product MAGAMFLMATSAIGPGFLTQTSVFTVQMGASFAFAIMLSILVDIAIQLNVWRVLCVTGMRANTLGNTVLPGLGWVLAVFVFIGGAVFNIGNIAGSGLGINAMLGIDSRIGGVIAAAIAIFIFLSKKAGMALDRLVAVLGAVMILLMLYVAVVSQPPVGEALKNTVAPGEIDFFVITTIIGGTVGGYITFAGAHRLIDSGHTGVENVKNITYTSVSGIVVTGIMRMLLFLAVLGVVATGVALSDDNTAADAFYNAAGEFGLRAFGVVLFAAGLSSVIGAAYTSVSFVTSQETSTRTRNILTIIFIAVCTVVFVAINSAPQKLLIFAGAINGLILPIGFALVMWVAWRRRDLLQGYKYPKWLLIIGTLAWVLTIFIGFKAFSGITELWA is encoded by the coding sequence ATGGCCGGTGCCATGTTCCTCATGGCCACCTCCGCCATCGGTCCGGGATTTTTGACCCAGACCTCGGTCTTTACCGTGCAGATGGGTGCGTCCTTCGCGTTTGCGATTATGCTGTCCATCCTCGTTGATATCGCCATCCAGCTCAATGTGTGGCGAGTTCTCTGCGTGACCGGCATGCGCGCCAATACCTTGGGCAATACCGTGCTCCCTGGCCTGGGCTGGGTGCTTGCCGTATTCGTGTTCATCGGCGGCGCAGTCTTCAATATTGGCAATATCGCCGGTTCTGGCCTGGGCATTAACGCGATGCTGGGCATCGATTCGCGCATCGGCGGCGTCATTGCCGCGGCCATCGCGATCTTCATCTTCCTCTCCAAAAAGGCGGGCATGGCGCTTGACCGTCTCGTCGCGGTCTTGGGCGCGGTCATGATCCTGCTGATGCTCTACGTTGCGGTGGTCAGCCAGCCACCGGTGGGGGAGGCGCTCAAGAATACCGTCGCGCCGGGCGAGATCGACTTCTTCGTCATCACCACCATCATCGGCGGCACCGTGGGCGGCTATATCACCTTTGCCGGCGCGCACCGCCTCATCGATTCCGGCCACACCGGCGTGGAAAACGTCAAGAACATTACCTATACCTCGGTAAGCGGCATCGTGGTCACCGGCATCATGCGCATGCTCCTCTTCTTGGCGGTTCTCGGTGTGGTGGCCACCGGCGTGGCGCTCTCGGACGACAACACCGCGGCCGATGCTTTCTACAATGCCGCCGGCGAGTTTGGCCTGCGCGCCTTCGGCGTAGTCCTCTTCGCGGCCGGTTTGTCCTCGGTTATCGGCGCCGCCTATACCTCGGTATCCTTCGTGACCTCCCAGGAAACCTCGACGCGCACCCGCAATATCCTCACCATCATCTTTATTGCGGTGTGCACGGTAGTCTTCGTGGCCATCAACTCCGCGCCACAGAAGTTGCTCATCTTCGCCGGCGCCATCAACGGCCTGATCCTGCCCATCGGTTTCGCCCTCGTGATGTGGGTAGCCTGGCGCCGCCGCGATCTCCTGCAGGGATACAAGTATCCCAAGTGGTTGCTGATTATCGGCACCCTGGCGTGGGTGCTCACCATCTTCATCGGCTTCAAGGCTTTCTCCGGCATTACCGAGCTGTGGGCATAA
- a CDS encoding 5-oxoprolinase/urea amidolyase family protein translates to MHINFVGTRALLIDLDGLNQVMDWHAALSAKPLKNQVDCIAAATTLLLTFEAPDSARDAAEFLQDFSPAAATAAEARTVEIDVLYDGEDVDEAADLLGLSREALIDWHTSTEWTAAFGGFAPGFTYCAPSEPSQARAVPRRSSPRTAVPAGAVGIAGEFSAVYPRVSPGGWQLLGTTNTPMWDSNANPPALVQPGDRVRYRSVDKLPELVDHSARSKRAPARLPRMEVIDAGLLTLYQDLGRPGVGDLGVTPSGAADRAAAATANVAVGNPRGATVLENIGGIKLHALTDTVICVTGATARVRLGEMPVHLARPVLVTAGHTVSVDPATVGMRNYVAIRGGIIAESELGSAATDVLSGLGPDPVTTGDVIGVLPRSTGMTDAQLANPLRVRESSDGKTRATLRCVLGPRDDWFGDNVSAFLDTEWTVTSDSNRVGLRLDGEEPIERVKDGELPSEGMVAGSIQIPPNGKPVVFLRDHAVTGGYPVIATVLEEDIDIAAQLPPGAHVNFELVAPQALNTGEQNAD, encoded by the coding sequence ATGCACATTAATTTTGTGGGCACGCGCGCGTTGCTCATTGACCTGGATGGATTGAACCAGGTGATGGATTGGCACGCGGCGCTTTCTGCCAAGCCGTTGAAGAATCAGGTGGACTGCATCGCGGCCGCCACCACCCTGCTGCTGACGTTTGAAGCGCCGGATTCGGCGCGCGATGCAGCGGAATTCCTGCAGGACTTCTCCCCTGCCGCCGCGACGGCTGCGGAGGCCCGAACGGTAGAAATCGATGTGCTCTATGACGGCGAGGATGTGGACGAGGCCGCGGACCTGCTGGGCCTTTCGCGAGAGGCGCTCATTGACTGGCATACCTCTACCGAGTGGACCGCGGCTTTCGGTGGCTTTGCCCCGGGCTTTACCTACTGTGCGCCGTCGGAGCCCTCCCAGGCGCGAGCGGTGCCCCGCCGCTCCAGTCCCCGTACCGCGGTGCCGGCCGGTGCTGTAGGTATCGCGGGTGAGTTTTCCGCGGTGTACCCGCGCGTTTCCCCGGGCGGCTGGCAGCTTTTGGGCACCACCAATACGCCGATGTGGGATTCCAATGCCAACCCGCCGGCGCTGGTACAGCCGGGCGACCGCGTGCGCTATCGCAGCGTGGATAAGCTGCCTGAGCTTGTTGATCACTCTGCCCGCTCGAAGCGCGCCCCTGCCCGCTTGCCGCGCATGGAGGTTATCGATGCCGGCCTGCTCACCCTCTACCAAGACCTGGGCCGCCCCGGTGTGGGCGATCTCGGCGTGACTCCCTCCGGTGCTGCCGACCGCGCCGCCGCCGCGACCGCCAATGTGGCCGTGGGCAACCCGCGCGGGGCAACGGTGCTGGAGAATATCGGCGGCATTAAGCTCCACGCGCTCACCGATACCGTCATTTGCGTCACCGGCGCTACCGCGCGTGTGCGCCTCGGCGAGATGCCGGTTCACCTCGCCCGCCCCGTGCTGGTCACGGCCGGGCACACCGTCTCGGTGGATCCTGCAACGGTAGGCATGCGCAATTACGTGGCCATCCGCGGCGGCATCATCGCCGAATCCGAGCTTGGCTCCGCGGCCACCGACGTCCTTTCTGGCCTTGGCCCGGACCCGGTCACCACCGGCGATGTCATCGGCGTGCTACCGCGCTCTACCGGCATGACCGACGCCCAGCTGGCTAACCCACTGCGCGTGCGTGAAAGCTCCGACGGCAAGACCCGCGCCACCTTGCGCTGCGTGCTCGGACCCCGTGATGACTGGTTTGGCGATAATGTCTCCGCCTTCCTGGATACCGAGTGGACCGTCACCTCGGATTCCAACCGCGTGGGCCTGCGCCTCGATGGCGAAGAACCGATTGAACGCGTCAAGGACGGCGAGCTTCCGTCCGAAGGCATGGTCGCCGGCTCGATCCAAATCCCGCCCAATGGCAAGCCCGTGGTCTTCCTCCGCGATCACGCCGTGACCGGCGGTTACCCGGTCATCGCCACCGTATTGGAAGAAGATATTGATATCGCCGCGCAGCTGCCACCCGGCGCGCACGTGAACTTTGAACTCGTAGCACCCCAAGCCTTGAACACTGGAGAACAGAATGCAGATTAA
- a CDS encoding GntR family transcriptional regulator: protein MLSQSVASELREAISAGEFQPGEQLSEVKAAERFHCSRNTLRESFTRLAAERIVERIPNRGVFLATPDADYIRDLFAARAAIEPAAVRWGAFADAPSLVTLTSSAFDYAARGEHQEVSAINQRFHRTLVAALGSPTLNEQMDNLLARMRLTFLLAIPRYPQLHADHIQGNITLATLIADGKRREAATLAHDSLMNTCEKILAVLDD from the coding sequence ATGCTTTCCCAGTCTGTCGCCTCCGAGCTGCGCGAGGCCATCTCCGCCGGCGAGTTCCAGCCGGGCGAGCAGCTCAGCGAGGTCAAGGCGGCCGAGCGCTTTCACTGCTCGCGCAATACCCTCCGCGAGTCTTTCACTAGGCTCGCCGCGGAGCGCATTGTCGAGCGCATCCCCAACCGCGGCGTCTTCCTCGCCACGCCGGACGCAGACTATATCCGTGACCTCTTTGCCGCCCGCGCGGCCATCGAGCCCGCGGCGGTGCGGTGGGGCGCTTTTGCCGACGCCCCCTCGCTCGTCACCCTCACTTCCTCCGCCTTCGACTACGCAGCACGCGGCGAGCACCAGGAAGTCTCCGCCATCAACCAACGCTTCCACCGCACGCTGGTGGCCGCGCTGGGCTCGCCTACGCTTAATGAGCAGATGGATAACCTGCTCGCCCGCATGCGGCTCACCTTCCTGCTAGCCATTCCTCGCTATCCGCAGCTGCATGCGGACCACATTCAAGGAAACATCACCTTGGCCACGCTCATCGCGGATGGAAAACGCCGCGAGGCCGCCACGCTTGCGCATGACAGCCTCATGAATACCTGCGAGAAGATCCTCGCCGTGCTGGACGATTAA
- a CDS encoding acetyl/propionyl/methylcrotonyl-CoA carboxylase subunit alpha, with protein sequence MQIKTVLIANRGEIAVRIARVARDLGIKSIAIYSEADAGALHTQVADEAYALPGNTAADTYMNVPALLDIAVRAGADAIHPGYGFLSENADFARTVTEAGMIWIGPSPESIELLGDKIAARRVAEEVGAPLAPGTSDPIDDWQEARAFAEEHGLPIAIKAAYGGGGRGLKVVDNMEEIEGAFNSAGREAMEAFGRAECYVEKFLTHPRHVEAQVLADTHGNVRVLGTRDCSTQRRFQKLIEEAPAPALSDAQRNGIIEGARSICSKVGYTGAGTVEYIVSEDGTISFLEVNTRVQVEHPVTEVVTGTDIIAEQFRIAAGEPLSFDEDPQSHGHAFEFRINAEDILNGFAPCPGTIVSFEPPTGPGIRVDSAVRSGSIIPPYYDSLIAKLVVWGPTREIALARARFALREFTVTGVRTVLPFHRDMMDEPALIGTAAPADDAAAAGASEIGVFTDWVDHNYRPSAANQVEKVEAIYTQRRNVAVEIDGKLVNVGVPVDFLAAPGAASAGGSASTAPSSAGAQSTDDNAVTSPFEANLVAWNVADGDTVAEGDAIATVEAMKMESAIKAPRGGTIKLLAAEGDRLDSSKVIATID encoded by the coding sequence ATGCAGATTAAAACCGTCCTCATTGCTAACCGCGGCGAGATTGCCGTGCGTATCGCCCGCGTCGCCCGCGACCTGGGCATTAAGTCCATCGCCATTTACTCCGAAGCGGACGCAGGTGCCCTGCATACCCAGGTAGCCGATGAAGCTTATGCGCTGCCGGGCAATACCGCGGCCGATACCTACATGAACGTGCCCGCGCTACTCGATATCGCGGTGCGCGCCGGTGCCGATGCCATCCACCCGGGCTACGGCTTCTTGTCCGAAAACGCCGACTTTGCCCGCACGGTTACCGAGGCCGGCATGATCTGGATTGGCCCTTCCCCGGAGTCCATCGAGTTGCTCGGTGACAAGATCGCTGCGCGCCGCGTGGCCGAGGAGGTCGGCGCGCCGCTGGCACCGGGTACCTCCGATCCCATCGATGACTGGCAGGAGGCCCGCGCCTTCGCCGAAGAGCATGGCCTGCCCATTGCCATCAAGGCCGCTTATGGCGGCGGCGGACGCGGCTTGAAGGTCGTGGACAATATGGAAGAAATTGAGGGCGCGTTCAACTCCGCCGGCCGCGAGGCCATGGAGGCTTTCGGCCGCGCCGAGTGCTACGTGGAGAAGTTCCTCACCCACCCACGCCACGTCGAGGCCCAGGTGCTGGCCGATACGCACGGCAATGTGCGCGTGCTCGGCACCCGCGATTGCTCCACCCAACGCCGCTTCCAAAAGCTCATTGAGGAGGCTCCGGCGCCCGCGCTTTCCGACGCCCAACGCAACGGCATCATCGAAGGCGCCCGCTCCATTTGCTCCAAGGTGGGCTACACCGGCGCCGGCACTGTGGAATACATCGTTTCCGAGGACGGCACCATTTCCTTCCTGGAGGTCAATACCCGCGTCCAGGTCGAGCACCCCGTTACTGAGGTAGTCACCGGTACCGATATCATCGCCGAGCAGTTCCGCATCGCGGCCGGGGAGCCGCTGTCCTTCGATGAGGATCCGCAGTCCCACGGCCATGCTTTTGAGTTCCGTATCAATGCTGAGGATATCCTCAATGGCTTTGCGCCGTGCCCCGGCACCATCGTCTCCTTCGAGCCGCCCACCGGCCCGGGCATCCGCGTGGATTCCGCGGTGCGCTCTGGCTCTATCATCCCGCCGTACTATGACTCCCTGATTGCCAAGCTGGTGGTGTGGGGACCGACCCGCGAGATCGCCCTGGCCCGCGCCCGCTTTGCCCTACGCGAGTTCACCGTCACCGGCGTGCGCACCGTACTGCCGTTCCACCGCGACATGATGGATGAGCCTGCACTCATCGGCACCGCCGCCCCAGCAGACGATGCCGCTGCCGCCGGCGCCTCCGAGATCGGCGTGTTTACGGACTGGGTGGATCACAACTACCGCCCGTCTGCCGCCAACCAGGTGGAAAAGGTCGAGGCTATCTACACCCAGCGCCGCAATGTGGCCGTAGAAATCGACGGCAAGCTGGTCAACGTCGGCGTGCCCGTGGACTTCCTCGCCGCGCCAGGCGCCGCCTCGGCCGGCGGTTCTGCCTCCACCGCACCATCTTCGGCCGGCGCACAGTCTACCGATGACAACGCGGTCACCTCCCCGTTCGAAGCAAACCTCGTGGCCTGGAACGTTGCGGACGGCGATACCGTGGCCGAGGGCGATGCCATCGCCACCGTCGAGGCCATGAAGATGGAATCGGCCATCAAGGCTCCGCGCGGCGGCACCATCAAGCTCCTGGCCGCCGAGGGTGACCGTCTGGATTCCTCCAAGGTCATCGCGACCATCGATTAG